One window of the Bacteroidota bacterium genome contains the following:
- a CDS encoding restriction endonuclease subunit S: MLVDGDVLFVGKGNRLFSWRYQNIGTSVASSIFFVLQPDKNILCPDYLVALLNAPQSKAAFQQLGSGTNIYSIRKSELGAFEIPLPPMQQQKRIAALAVLHQQQIELSQKTHCRKAKFIYCYYF; this comes from the coding sequence TTGCTTGTTGATGGTGATGTGCTATTTGTAGGCAAGGGCAATCGATTATTTTCTTGGCGTTATCAAAATATTGGAACTTCAGTTGCTTCTTCCATTTTTTTCGTGCTACAACCGGATAAAAATATTCTGTGCCCGGACTATCTCGTCGCTTTATTAAATGCACCTCAAAGCAAAGCAGCCTTTCAGCAATTGGGTAGCGGGACTAATATTTATTCCATTCGAAAATCAGAACTTGGAGCCTTTGAAATTCCCTTACCTCCTATGCAACAGCAAAAACGAATTGCTGCATTAGCTGTATTGCACCAACAACAAATTGAATTGTCTCAAAAAACTCATTGCAGAAAAGCAAAATTTATATACTGCTATTATTTCTAA
- a CDS encoding protein kinase — protein sequence MHSTHSLVHRDLKPGNILIDLATSRPIIADLGSVKKLENADGFVSESKATRIYLPPESILLKHYTFRSDIYQVG from the coding sequence TTGCATTCAACACACTCCTTGGTTCACCGTGATTTAAAACCGGGTAACATTCTCATTGACTTGGCGACATCTCGACCTATCATTGCTGATTTAGGATCAGTTAAGAAGCTTGAAAATGCAGATGGCTTCGTTTCGGAATCAAAAGCCACTAGAATTTATCTTCCACCTGAATCTATTCTGCTTAAACATTATACCTTTAGATCTGATATATATCAAGTAGGATAA
- a CDS encoding HAD hydrolase-like protein, with amino-acid sequence MNVLITSANNFNAIALIRELETIHGVHIYISDEYSETTAKFLAHSFIRLPGPKEGNYKKSLIDACEKNKIDIIIPSAEDDFTILAELKADSKFKIAISDPALIENLIYHENFEEFMAKNNFARNSQTTMDEIFASGLPSLKHFLAEFAIDFSGTESEISLRKIITIEESIVTVSEIIINEKLHKKISDFIELLKANKGCGIFHIHLIEYKDDFLINSVHNHINATTGSLNEIANNFCRQLLFGKNDETKSSTPKPVRSFTYLKDRTLPKRPELKAVIFDLDETIFPQKPWIVAKLKMLHDELKFDKVSKEKFVDTGLRLLEEGNRGDLLDRLSEIFHLPAYDMIQKYRSLVPDTKEYADVKPVLTELKAQGYLIGLLTDNPPNSQKQKLQSTGLETFFDAIHFTKESGFEKPDPQGFLE; translated from the coding sequence ATGAATGTTCTGATAACGTCTGCGAATAACTTCAATGCCATTGCATTGATTAGAGAACTTGAAACAATACATGGAGTACATATTTATATTTCGGATGAATACAGCGAGACCACTGCGAAATTTCTTGCTCATTCATTCATACGATTACCCGGACCGAAAGAAGGTAATTATAAAAAATCTCTTATAGATGCTTGTGAGAAAAACAAGATCGACATCATCATTCCATCTGCCGAAGACGATTTCACAATTCTTGCAGAGCTAAAAGCAGATTCGAAATTTAAAATTGCAATTTCAGATCCGGCACTTATTGAAAATCTGATCTATCATGAGAACTTTGAAGAGTTCATGGCAAAAAATAATTTTGCGAGAAATTCTCAGACAACGATGGATGAAATTTTTGCCTCCGGACTTCCTAGCTTAAAGCATTTCCTTGCTGAATTTGCAATTGACTTTTCAGGAACAGAAAGTGAGATCAGTTTAAGGAAGATCATAACGATTGAAGAATCGATCGTAACTGTAAGTGAGATCATCATCAATGAAAAGCTACATAAAAAGATCTCTGACTTTATTGAATTACTGAAAGCCAATAAAGGTTGTGGAATTTTTCATATTCACCTGATTGAATACAAGGATGATTTCCTGATCAACAGTGTCCACAATCATATCAATGCTACAACCGGTTCGCTGAATGAGATTGCAAATAATTTCTGCAGACAGTTATTATTCGGAAAAAACGATGAGACAAAAAGCAGTACACCAAAACCTGTGCGTTCATTTACCTATCTCAAAGACCGTACACTTCCAAAGCGCCCTGAATTAAAGGCCGTGATCTTTGACTTAGACGAAACAATTTTTCCGCAAAAGCCATGGATCGTTGCCAAGCTAAAAATGTTGCACGATGAATTAAAGTTTGACAAGGTCAGCAAAGAAAAATTCGTCGACACCGGTTTACGTTTGCTTGAAGAAGGAAACCGTGGTGATCTGCTGGATCGTTTATCTGAAATTTTCCACCTTCCTGCTTACGATATGATCCAGAAGTATCGGTCGCTTGTTCCCGACACTAAAGAATATGCCGATGTAAAACCTGTGCTCACAGAACTGAAAGCACAAGGATATCTGATCGGCCTGTTGACAGACAATCCACCGAATTCACAAAAACAAAAACTTCAATCAACAGGACTGGAAACTTTTTTCGACGCCATCCATTTCACCAAAGAAAGTGGCTTTGAAAAACCTGATCCACAAGGATTCCTGGAATGA
- a CDS encoding T9SS type A sorting domain-containing protein, giving the protein MKKSLLLSAFSLCLSAAFAQYDLTITYNSNSGVSNLQTATKLYMHSGGNDMAGPLDTTCWNYTVGNWGVDDGIGEMVSLAGTTWTITIDPVPYYSTAPNGPVTGPEIQRMALIFRDETGTLTGFGDDGNTIYLDLSTGVAEPYNSDGSPFFGITTGISAGVNSLSDNKLGVINSPNPLLTNTVFTYKVVGNSNINLSIFDNAGRLVNTLINEEQTIGTHYYNWVGDDKNGNLLSSGIYFYSLSSNTENIKGKLIIVR; this is encoded by the coding sequence ATGAAAAAATCTCTACTTCTCTCAGCTTTCTCTTTATGCTTGTCGGCAGCATTTGCGCAGTACGACCTGACAATTACCTACAATTCAAATTCAGGAGTGTCGAATTTGCAGACTGCAACAAAGTTATACATGCATTCAGGCGGTAATGATATGGCAGGCCCATTAGATACGACATGTTGGAATTACACAGTAGGAAATTGGGGTGTAGATGATGGAATCGGGGAAATGGTAAGTTTAGCGGGAACAACCTGGACGATTACTATTGATCCTGTTCCATACTATAGTACTGCACCAAACGGACCGGTTACAGGTCCGGAAATTCAAAGAATGGCTTTAATTTTCAGAGATGAAACAGGCACATTGACAGGGTTTGGGGATGACGGAAATACGATTTACCTGGATCTTTCTACCGGTGTAGCTGAGCCCTATAATTCTGACGGATCACCGTTCTTTGGGATTACAACAGGAATTTCCGCAGGTGTTAATTCGTTGTCTGACAATAAATTAGGAGTAATTAATTCACCAAATCCACTCTTAACAAATACTGTATTTACGTATAAAGTTGTTGGGAATTCTAATATAAATCTTTCTATCTTTGACAACGCGGGTCGTTTAGTGAACACATTGATCAATGAAGAACAGACGATAGGTACGCACTACTATAATTGGGTAGGCGACGACAAAAATGGTAATTTATTGAGTAGCGGAATATATTTCTATTCCTTATCTTCGAATACTGAAAATATTAAAGGCAAACTTATTATTGTACGTTAA
- a CDS encoding trypsin-like peptidase domain-containing protein — MYSIQLKRLSERLLFDITKATFNKDTILIALKDHDTSEVAFIHYSANKQFPASSFLCEPCRIEMIPAEGKEEPSGILVLRKSSVLPKGDDNKSFLTLVDTFRFDFSDTTTIGKIDGKNMKWGDKKIADLVERKYQEYEPDLRGLSASYFKTIVNRDKNIKKYPYRFRIKVKFKNLKFNFSDLKDYQMRGNSSMDSEWEIYNKIDSVTPIAKYNFHSSVYRTKTKKTNALGSLIYDSELQLLAIDTLYEFLTKQDYLINILGVGKEITLSRPPHLTFANLKEINRHSSPNVIIVEGKSTFGSGFFISGNGYLVTNYHVIDGEEKITIVINKNSKHEAKVIKTNPDFDLALLKIEYDSLPGLWLADSDSIDYGDPVVAIGTPLDKMLTSTLTKGIVSGIRDFDGIHMIQTDVKINSGNSGGPLINEKGEVVGMSTMKIKAKGVEGIGFCIPSNDIIKKLNIVYK, encoded by the coding sequence ATGTACTCAATACAGCTAAAGAGGTTATCGGAAAGACTCCTTTTTGATATTACGAAGGCAACATTTAACAAAGACACTATTTTAATTGCACTAAAAGATCATGATACTTCGGAAGTAGCTTTTATTCATTATTCTGCTAACAAACAATTTCCCGCATCGTCTTTTTTATGTGAACCATGCAGGATAGAGATGATTCCTGCAGAAGGCAAAGAAGAACCTTCCGGTATTCTTGTCTTAAGAAAAAGCAGTGTTCTTCCCAAAGGAGATGACAATAAATCATTCCTGACACTTGTTGATACCTTCAGATTCGATTTTTCAGACACAACAACAATTGGGAAAATCGATGGGAAAAATATGAAATGGGGCGATAAAAAGATCGCTGATCTGGTCGAAAGAAAATACCAGGAATATGAACCGGATTTACGTGGATTAAGTGCCTCTTACTTTAAAACAATTGTAAATAGAGATAAGAACATCAAAAAATATCCGTACCGCTTCAGGATAAAAGTAAAATTTAAAAACTTAAAGTTCAATTTTTCAGATTTAAAAGATTACCAAATGCGTGGAAATAGTTCGATGGATTCTGAATGGGAGATCTATAATAAAATCGACTCTGTTACTCCCATTGCAAAATACAATTTTCACTCTTCTGTTTACAGGACAAAGACTAAGAAAACAAATGCGTTGGGTTCACTGATATATGATTCAGAATTACAATTGCTTGCAATCGATACTCTTTACGAATTCCTCACCAAACAAGACTATTTGATAAATATTCTTGGAGTAGGAAAAGAGATCACACTCAGTCGGCCTCCGCATCTCACTTTTGCAAATCTCAAAGAGATCAACCGTCATTCTAGTCCGAATGTAATTATTGTTGAAGGAAAATCAACTTTTGGAAGCGGGTTTTTTATTTCGGGAAACGGATACCTCGTCACAAATTATCACGTCATTGACGGCGAAGAGAAAATCACTATTGTGATCAATAAAAATTCGAAACACGAAGCTAAAGTAATAAAGACAAATCCGGATTTCGACCTTGCATTACTAAAAATCGAATACGACAGTCTTCCCGGGCTCTGGCTCGCAGACAGCGACTCTATAGACTATGGCGATCCCGTAGTTGCAATTGGTACACCACTGGATAAAATGCTGACTTCTACCCTGACGAAAGGAATTGTAAGCGGTATCCGTGACTTTGACGGCATTCACATGATTCAAACGGATGTAAAGATCAATTCCGGAAATAGTGGCGGTCCGTTGATCAATGAAAAAGGTGAAGTCGTTGGAATGTCGACCATGAAAATAAAAGCCAAAGGGGTTGAAGGAATCGGCTTCTGCATCCCGTCCAATGATATTATTAAAAAGCTGAATATCGTATATAAATAA
- a CDS encoding OmpA family protein: protein MKKLITLIFCSAFLFAGKANSQNVDHPWLLGFGIHFVDYSSVDPMFKGIYDFNDFKSVPAFSKLDIARNLNKSFALELSVAAASINRYGTSANGNQFFADADFLVKYLLANDYLLKSSCGFDPYIAVGPGFSKLGGNSGFAINAGIGTNLWLSETVGIRLQTLYNGSSEDKVGDYFHHTLGLVVRFGSGKDSDKDGVADKDDKCPTVAGLDALMGCPDKDGDGIADNEDACPDIKGLASFKGCPDSDGDGIADKDDACPTTAGKSELNGCPDKDGDGIADKDDKCPDVAGLTTLAGCPDKDGDGMADAEDQCPDQKGTSEMAGCPDRDGDKVADKDDKCPDVKGLKTNNGCPSIDEAKKKEVLAKISFAAKSIQFETGKDVIKKVSYARLDTVVSIMKEYEYTNWSIEGHTDNVGKADKNLDLSKRRAAAVKTYFTNKGISEARLQSEGFGDTKPAADNKTAAGKATNRRVEIKLNE, encoded by the coding sequence ATGAAAAAACTGATTACTCTGATTTTTTGCTCGGCATTTCTATTTGCCGGAAAAGCAAACTCCCAAAACGTAGACCATCCATGGCTACTTGGATTTGGAATCCATTTTGTCGACTATTCTTCTGTCGATCCGATGTTTAAAGGCATTTATGACTTCAACGATTTCAAGAGTGTTCCTGCTTTTTCAAAGTTAGACATTGCAAGAAATCTGAATAAATCATTTGCTCTGGAATTATCTGTTGCTGCTGCATCTATTAATAGATATGGTACAAGTGCTAACGGAAATCAATTTTTTGCTGATGCAGATTTTCTTGTAAAATATTTACTTGCTAATGATTATTTATTAAAATCATCATGCGGCTTTGATCCATATATCGCAGTTGGTCCGGGCTTCAGTAAACTTGGTGGCAATAGTGGTTTTGCTATCAATGCAGGTATCGGAACTAATTTATGGTTGTCGGAAACTGTCGGAATTCGTCTGCAGACTTTATACAATGGTTCATCTGAAGATAAAGTGGGTGATTATTTCCACCACACGCTTGGATTAGTAGTTCGTTTCGGAAGCGGTAAAGATTCTGATAAAGATGGTGTAGCAGATAAAGATGATAAGTGCCCAACAGTAGCAGGTCTTGATGCATTAATGGGTTGTCCTGATAAAGATGGTGATGGTATAGCTGATAATGAAGATGCTTGTCCTGATATCAAAGGCCTTGCTAGTTTCAAAGGTTGTCCTGATTCTGATGGTGATGGTATCGCTGATAAAGATGATGCTTGTCCGACTACTGCAGGAAAATCAGAATTAAATGGTTGCCCTGATAAAGATGGAGATGGTATTGCAGACAAAGACGATAAATGTCCGGATGTAGCAGGACTTACAACTTTAGCAGGTTGCCCTGATAAAGATGGCGATGGAATGGCAGATGCAGAAGATCAGTGTCCGGATCAAAAAGGAACATCTGAAATGGCAGGTTGTCCTGATCGTGATGGCGATAAAGTTGCAGATAAAGACGATAAATGTCCTGACGTAAAAGGATTGAAAACAAACAATGGCTGTCCTTCAATCGATGAAGCAAAGAAAAAAGAAGTTTTAGCAAAAATTTCATTCGCTGCAAAATCAATTCAGTTTGAAACAGGAAAAGATGTTATCAAAAAAGTTTCTTATGCAAGGCTTGATACAGTTGTGAGCATCATGAAAGAATACGAATACACAAACTGGTCAATCGAAGGACATACAGATAACGTTGGTAAAGCCGACAAAAATCTTGATCTATCGAAACGTCGTGCCGCTGCAGTGAAAACTTATTTTACAAATAAAGGAATCAGCGAAGCTCGTTTGCAATCTGAAGGATTTGGTGACACTAAACCGGCGGCGGATAATAAAACTGCTGCGGGGAAGGCGACCAATCGTCGGGTTGAGATCAAGTTGAATGAATAG
- a CDS encoding MFS transporter, giving the protein MEKTTQAISKGALPTLVTVFFFWGFVAASNGIFIPFCKTHFNLDQFQSQLLDTSFYGAYFFGSLILYLMSALSGVDILNRIGYKNGIIIGLSMSVVGAFSLAFIASGTTATFGMVLACFFIIALGFSLQQTAAQPFVIALGDQATGAHRLNLAGSINSFGTLLGPIVVHIILFGALTNTAAATISSIRTLYLILGGLFFLVAFFFLVSKRLPTIRMEEHVENSGKAMSVLFLIAIPTIVLLFFNTMFDEHQKVYLVLGSLIVILGLLFYALFAAQKNKAGWGAMQYPQLVLGMIAIFIYVGMEVTVQSNMGALLRQPEFGGLDEKYISQFISLYWGSLMVGRWTGAIAVFNLKKSSKQLLTVIVPLVAFAVILLVNHLRGNEIENLYVYVICIFVLIGAFFYANEQPAKMLFTVSCFGLAAMLIGLLTTGQISTFAFISGGLACSVMWPCIFALAISGLGKYTSQGSAFLIMMILGGAIIPPTQGVICDFDKLSSGGIAGMSFTHFSYIVPLLCFAYMVWHSLKTKGVLKSQGLDFDKQVSGH; this is encoded by the coding sequence ATGGAAAAAACTACACAAGCTATCAGTAAAGGAGCCTTGCCGACTTTAGTCACTGTCTTCTTCTTTTGGGGATTTGTTGCTGCCTCGAATGGAATTTTTATTCCTTTCTGCAAAACACATTTCAATCTTGACCAGTTTCAATCGCAATTACTCGATACATCTTTTTATGGTGCATATTTTTTCGGCTCTTTGATCCTTTATCTGATGTCTGCTCTTTCCGGTGTAGACATTCTGAATCGTATCGGATATAAAAACGGAATTATTATCGGACTCTCTATGTCGGTGGTCGGAGCATTTTCACTTGCATTCATTGCATCGGGAACCACTGCAACGTTCGGAATGGTGCTGGCTTGTTTCTTCATCATCGCACTTGGCTTCTCATTGCAGCAAACCGCCGCACAACCATTCGTAATTGCACTTGGAGATCAGGCAACCGGAGCACATCGACTTAATCTTGCGGGAAGTATCAATTCATTCGGAACTTTACTTGGACCGATTGTAGTTCACATAATACTCTTCGGCGCTCTGACAAATACTGCAGCTGCGACCATTTCGTCGATACGTACCTTGTATCTTATTCTCGGCGGACTATTCTTTTTAGTTGCATTCTTTTTTCTGGTAAGTAAAAGACTACCGACTATCAGAATGGAAGAACATGTTGAAAACAGCGGGAAAGCAATGAGCGTATTATTCCTGATTGCTATTCCTACCATCGTTCTTTTATTTTTCAATACAATGTTTGACGAACACCAAAAAGTTTATCTGGTGCTTGGTTCACTGATCGTAATTTTAGGATTACTTTTTTATGCACTATTCGCAGCGCAAAAAAACAAAGCAGGATGGGGAGCGATGCAATATCCGCAATTAGTATTGGGAATGATCGCTATCTTTATTTATGTAGGAATGGAAGTTACTGTTCAAAGCAATATGGGTGCACTGCTTCGTCAACCTGAATTCGGCGGACTCGATGAAAAATATATTTCACAGTTCATCTCATTATACTGGGGAAGTTTAATGGTTGGCAGATGGACAGGCGCAATTGCTGTTTTTAATCTGAAGAAAAGTTCTAAGCAGCTTCTCACTGTTATCGTACCACTTGTTGCTTTTGCAGTGATACTTCTTGTAAACCATCTTCGCGGAAATGAAATCGAAAATTTATATGTCTATGTGATCTGTATCTTTGTTCTTATCGGTGCATTCTTTTATGCTAACGAACAACCGGCAAAAATGCTCTTCACCGTTTCTTGTTTCGGTCTTGCCGCTATGTTGATTGGACTTCTTACGACAGGACAGATCAGTACGTTTGCTTTTATCAGTGGCGGACTGGCATGTTCAGTTATGTGGCCATGTATATTTGCTCTTGCAATTTCCGGTTTAGGAAAATACACAAGTCAAGGTTCTGCATTTCTGATCATGATGATCTTAGGCGGCGCTATCATCCCTCCAACTCAAGGTGTCATTTGTGATTTCGATAAATTATCATCAGGAGGAATTGCCGGAATGAGCTTTACACATTTCTCATACATCGTTCCACTACTCTGCTTTGCTTACATGGTATGGCATTCACTCAAAACCAAAGGGGTTCTTAAATCACAAGGGCTGGATTTTGATAAGCAGGTTTCAGGGCATTGA
- a CDS encoding T9SS type A sorting domain-containing protein, with protein MSLFSQPSVQWSRSVTNSRGQFLLVDSSEQIYTAGVENGFSNSFYAFINKYDSAGNQLWTINPPFGNTGLGNMVLDDSANLYLCSTSHIYSDPSTMNCAAACAKFDSSGNLVWLNEYRRNNSVTFNSGYDVLLTGSGDVWLKGLTEDSADSYKFDLLIKYSASGQILNIITDSLNPNGSAFKICKDTIDNIYYGGSYRTGFNTVVKIFKYDFNGNRLWEVNDSGSSNYNEVINIQYFNSCIYILKQNKNINTGFEIQKYDLSGQLLDTFAYEDSLSDIEVKNFLIAPSGNIYFYGNREALSDIFALKIKSDFSLEYVEYLDFGNAMIDLVNFAILNVHEEFYLTGRNSWDIQNNYSESFICKLDTSGIVQWIVADHELNSTWNEGNRLILAGDKLYTLATAYLPGIGPQEIIKKYVDIIISNDNISIKQESIKVYPNPSAKDFHFSLPEFMRDKQVEISIFDIFGRQCLNGIYSGREIVIPSDEFHPGLYHFYINFQSRRFSGKIVVE; from the coding sequence TTGAGCTTATTTTCTCAACCTTCAGTACAGTGGAGCAGATCGGTTACAAATTCCAGAGGGCAATTTTTACTTGTCGATTCTTCAGAGCAAATTTATACTGCCGGTGTGGAGAATGGTTTTTCAAATTCATTTTATGCTTTCATAAACAAATACGATTCTGCCGGAAATCAATTGTGGACTATCAATCCGCCATTTGGAAATACAGGTCTAGGAAATATGGTGCTTGACGATTCCGCTAATCTTTATCTGTGTAGTACTTCACATATTTATAGCGATCCGTCCACAATGAATTGCGCAGCAGCATGTGCAAAATTTGATTCAAGTGGTAATCTGGTCTGGTTAAATGAATACAGAAGAAATAACTCTGTAACATTTAATTCCGGTTATGATGTTTTACTTACCGGTTCCGGTGATGTCTGGTTAAAAGGTCTTACTGAAGATAGTGCAGACAGTTATAAATTTGATCTTCTCATTAAATATTCTGCATCCGGACAAATTCTCAATATTATAACTGACTCTCTGAATCCGAATGGAAGCGCTTTTAAGATCTGCAAGGATACAATTGATAATATATATTACGGAGGTTCTTATAGAACGGGATTCAATACTGTTGTAAAAATTTTCAAATACGATTTTAACGGCAATCGACTTTGGGAAGTAAATGATTCCGGAAGTTCAAATTATAACGAGGTGATCAACATTCAGTATTTTAATTCGTGCATTTATATTTTAAAACAAAATAAGAATATAAATACCGGTTTTGAGATTCAAAAGTATGATCTCTCAGGACAACTCCTGGATACTTTTGCATATGAAGATTCCCTTTCTGATATTGAGGTAAAAAATTTTCTTATTGCACCTTCAGGAAATATTTATTTTTATGGGAACAGGGAGGCGCTTTCTGATATTTTTGCATTAAAAATTAAAAGTGATTTCAGTCTTGAATATGTTGAGTATTTGGATTTCGGTAACGCAATGATCGATCTTGTCAACTTTGCAATCTTAAATGTTCATGAAGAATTTTACCTTACCGGAAGAAATAGTTGGGATATTCAGAATAATTATTCAGAATCGTTTATTTGCAAACTTGATACAAGTGGGATAGTTCAATGGATTGTCGCTGATCATGAACTAAATTCTACATGGAATGAAGGAAACCGCTTGATACTGGCAGGTGATAAACTGTATACTTTAGCAACTGCCTATTTACCGGGAATCGGTCCTCAAGAAATTATAAAAAAATATGTTGACATTATAATTTCCAATGATAACATTTCTATCAAGCAAGAAAGTATAAAAGTTTATCCAAATCCCTCAGCTAAAGATTTCCATTTTTCTTTACCCGAATTTATGCGAGATAAGCAAGTAGAGATCTCAATCTTTGATATTTTCGGAAGACAATGTTTGAATGGTATTTATTCCGGCAGAGAAATAGTAATTCCATCTGATGAATTTCATCCGGGTCTTTATCATTTCTATATCAATTTTCAAAGCCGGCGTTTTTCCGGTAAGATTGTAGTAGAGTAG